One region of Demequina sp. TMPB413 genomic DNA includes:
- the purH gene encoding bifunctional phosphoribosylaminoimidazolecarboxamide formyltransferase/IMP cyclohydrolase, translating into MSERQPVRRALVSVYDKTGIEALAKGLAAAGVQIVSTGSTATRIAEAGVPVTFVEEVTDFPECLDGRVKTLHPRVHAGILADRRLESHRAQLAELGIEPFDLVVVNLYPFAATVASGASEGEIVEQIDIGGPSMVRAAAKNHPSVAVVVDPAGYDAALDAVREGGFTLEQRRALAAKAFRHTADYDIHVASWMGNVMAPDDAVNGLPGWMAASYERIGTLRYGENPHQAAAVYGDPLAPGGLAHARQLHGKEMSYNNYVDADAAVRAAYDHTGTAVAVIKHANPCGIAVAGNVAEAHRKAHATDPVSAYGGVIATNSTVTAEAARQIAEIFTEVVAAPAFEPAAVDILKTKKNLRILEVDHLTLGAESRRISGGLLVQAADALDAPGDASGTWVQVAGAPVDAATRADLEFAWRACRSVKSNAILLAKDGAAVGIGMGQVNRVDSCKLAVERAGAERTAGAVGASDAFFPFADGLQVLIDAGVKAVVSPGGSVRDREVIDAANAAGIALFHTGTRHFFH; encoded by the coding sequence ATGAGCGAGCGGCAGCCTGTACGGCGCGCCCTGGTATCCGTGTACGACAAGACGGGAATCGAGGCCCTCGCGAAGGGACTCGCCGCCGCTGGAGTGCAGATCGTGTCGACGGGTTCGACCGCCACGCGGATTGCTGAGGCGGGTGTGCCCGTCACCTTTGTCGAGGAAGTGACGGACTTTCCCGAGTGCCTTGATGGCAGGGTGAAGACGTTGCACCCGCGCGTGCACGCAGGCATCTTGGCCGACAGGCGGCTCGAGTCGCACCGCGCGCAATTGGCGGAACTGGGCATCGAGCCCTTCGACCTCGTCGTCGTCAACCTGTATCCGTTCGCGGCAACCGTCGCGAGCGGGGCGTCAGAGGGAGAGATCGTCGAGCAGATCGATATCGGCGGCCCGTCGATGGTGAGGGCGGCCGCAAAGAACCACCCGTCCGTCGCCGTCGTGGTGGATCCCGCAGGATACGACGCCGCGCTGGACGCTGTGAGAGAGGGCGGCTTCACTCTTGAGCAGCGGCGAGCGTTGGCCGCCAAGGCCTTCCGCCACACGGCCGACTACGACATTCACGTCGCGTCGTGGATGGGCAACGTCATGGCGCCTGACGACGCAGTCAACGGCCTTCCCGGCTGGATGGCGGCCTCTTATGAGCGCATCGGCACGTTGCGATACGGCGAGAACCCTCACCAGGCGGCGGCCGTCTATGGCGATCCGCTGGCACCAGGGGGGCTCGCCCACGCGCGACAGTTGCATGGCAAAGAGATGAGCTACAACAACTACGTCGACGCCGACGCTGCGGTCAGGGCCGCTTACGACCACACAGGCACGGCGGTGGCAGTCATCAAGCACGCGAATCCTTGTGGCATCGCGGTGGCAGGCAACGTCGCTGAAGCGCACAGGAAGGCTCACGCGACCGATCCCGTGTCCGCCTACGGTGGAGTGATCGCGACGAACAGCACGGTGACGGCCGAGGCCGCTCGTCAGATCGCGGAGATCTTCACAGAGGTCGTCGCCGCCCCTGCATTCGAGCCTGCGGCTGTCGACATCTTGAAGACCAAGAAGAACCTGCGCATCCTCGAGGTTGACCACCTGACGCTCGGCGCCGAGTCGCGTCGGATCTCTGGCGGATTGCTCGTGCAAGCGGCCGATGCTCTTGATGCTCCAGGTGACGCGTCAGGGACGTGGGTGCAGGTTGCAGGCGCCCCCGTCGACGCGGCCACGCGGGCAGACCTTGAATTCGCATGGAGAGCATGCAGATCGGTCAAATCAAACGCCATCCTGCTGGCAAAGGACGGGGCCGCTGTTGGCATCGGAATGGGGCAGGTGAACAGGGTCGACTCCTGCAAGTTGGCCGTCGAGCGCGCCGGGGCCGAGCGGACGGCGGGCGCGGTGGGCGCCTCCGACGCATTCTTCCCCTTCGCCGACGGTCTCCAGGTGCTGATCGATGCCGGCGTGAAGGCAGTCGTGTCGCCAGGAGGATCGGTGCGCGACCGCGAGGTCATCGACGCCGCCAACGCCGCTGGGATTGCTCTGTTCCACACCGGCACTCGGCACTTCTTCCACTAA